In a single window of the Armatimonadota bacterium genome:
- a CDS encoding response regulator transcription factor: MSNRRTVLIVEDEPQIADIVRQYLERDGYRVVVVDDGARAVDEVARLRPDLVLLDLMLPGMDGFEVCRRIRARGTTPVIMLTARDEESDKLIGLELGADDYITKPFSPREVVARVRAVLRRSRGAEEEGELIRVHDLEIDPQRFRASRAGQVLDLTPTEFRLLTVLARSPGRAFTRLQLLDQVQGYGFEGYERTVDAHVKNLRQKLEPDPQHPRYILTVHGVGYRLAETLP, from the coding sequence GTGAGCAACCGGCGGACGGTGCTCATCGTCGAGGACGAGCCGCAGATCGCGGACATCGTCCGCCAGTATCTGGAACGTGACGGCTATCGGGTGGTGGTCGTCGACGACGGGGCGCGGGCCGTGGACGAGGTCGCCCGTCTGCGGCCCGACCTCGTGCTGCTCGACCTGATGCTGCCCGGAATGGACGGCTTCGAGGTCTGCCGCCGGATTCGCGCCCGGGGCACCACCCCGGTGATCATGCTCACGGCGCGCGACGAGGAATCGGACAAACTCATCGGCCTGGAGCTCGGCGCCGACGACTACATCACCAAGCCCTTCAGCCCCCGCGAGGTCGTGGCCAGAGTCCGCGCCGTGCTGCGGCGCTCGCGCGGCGCGGAGGAGGAGGGCGAACTCATCCGCGTGCACGACCTGGAGATCGACCCGCAGCGCTTCCGGGCCTCACGGGCCGGGCAGGTGCTGGACCTCACCCCCACCGAGTTCCGCCTCCTGACCGTTCTGGCGCGCAGCCCGGGCCGGGCCTTCACCCGGCTGCAGCTGCTGGACCAGGTGCAGGGATACGGGTTTGAAGGGTACGAGCGCACGGTGGACGCCCATGTGAAAAACCTGCGCCAGAAGCTCGAACCCGACCCCCAGCATCCGCGGTACATCCTGACGGTCCACGGCGTGGGGTACCGCCTGGCGGAGACGCTCCCATGA
- a CDS encoding SHOCT domain-containing protein, protein MTNRDLAVVLVIVLGVVLLVPLLGASFCGWGMMGPGGMMGRGMMGGYGWGGVGLLPLVALILLVAGIVLVARGVIGRAAPDDEPLQILRQRLARGEITPQQYEELKKALSQ, encoded by the coding sequence ATGACCAATCGCGACCTGGCGGTCGTCCTGGTGATCGTGCTCGGGGTCGTGCTGCTGGTCCCCCTCCTGGGAGCCTCTTTCTGCGGCTGGGGGATGATGGGCCCCGGGGGCATGATGGGCCGGGGCATGATGGGCGGCTACGGCTGGGGCGGCGTCGGCCTCCTCCCGCTGGTGGCGCTGATCCTGCTGGTCGCGGGCATCGTCCTGGTCGCCCGGGGCGTGATCGGCCGGGCCGCGCCGGATGACGAGCCGCTGCAGATCCTCAGGCAGCGGCTGGCCCGGGGCGAGATCACCCCGCAGCAGTACGAGGAGCTGAAGAAGGCGCTTTCGCAGTGA
- a CDS encoding ABC transporter ATP-binding protein: protein MHSVQGRIMAPALVLQGITKSFGPVRALRGVSLTVDDGEALAVFGPNGAGKTTLLKIAATLMRPTAGRVLVRGMDPGQQAPRLRRLIGLVSHHSYLYPGLSGYENLLFAARMYGVPGAPGRVRALLEAVGLAGRGDDLVRTYSRGMAQRLSIARALVHDPPILLLDEPYTGLDRQAAAGFTDLLRAMRGTRTIVLTTHSIEQGVALSDRVAILVDGTLAYEADNGARDVDTVERVYAQCVGEPA from the coding sequence GTGCATTCCGTACAGGGGCGGATCATGGCGCCGGCGCTGGTGCTGCAGGGAATCACCAAGTCCTTCGGACCGGTCCGCGCCCTGCGCGGGGTCAGCCTGACTGTGGACGACGGCGAAGCGCTGGCCGTCTTTGGGCCCAACGGCGCCGGCAAGACGACGCTGCTCAAGATCGCCGCCACGCTCATGCGCCCCACCGCCGGCCGGGTGCTGGTCCGGGGGATGGACCCCGGCCAGCAGGCGCCGCGCCTGCGGCGGCTGATCGGTCTGGTCTCCCACCACAGTTACCTCTATCCGGGCCTCAGCGGGTACGAGAACCTGCTCTTCGCGGCGCGGATGTACGGCGTGCCCGGCGCGCCCGGGCGCGTCCGTGCCCTGCTAGAGGCGGTGGGGCTGGCCGGGCGCGGGGACGACCTGGTGCGCACCTACAGCCGCGGGATGGCCCAGCGGCTGTCTATCGCCCGGGCCCTCGTTCACGACCCCCCGATCCTCCTGCTCGACGAACCCTACACCGGGCTGGACCGCCAGGCGGCGGCGGGCTTCACCGACCTCCTGCGGGCGATGCGGGGCACGCGCACCATCGTCCTGACCACGCACAGCATCGAGCAGGGGGTGGCCCTCTCCGATCGCGTCGCCATCCTGGTGGACGGGACGCTGGCCTACGAGGCCGACAACGGCGCGCGGGACGTGGATACGGTGGAGCGCGTCTACGCCCAATGCGTGGGGGAGCCGGCGTGA
- a CDS encoding heme exporter protein CcmB, whose amino-acid sequence MSVLAAVRHLLWKDLVLELRTREILATMTLFALLVAVVFHFAFSPGPADAARLLPGMLWVTLAFASTLGLSRSFVLERDQQCLEALRLFPVDPGLIYAGKFASNLLYLLAVEALLLPALGGIAGVPLRPALGPLGAVLLLGSVGLVAVGTVFSAVSVHTGMREVLLPILLLPLASPVLINGARVTAGILSGRPWADLLPGVRLLIAFDVIFVVVGYLIFEYVVEE is encoded by the coding sequence GTGAGCGTCCTGGCCGCGGTGCGCCACCTGCTGTGGAAGGACCTGGTGCTCGAGCTGCGCACGCGGGAGATCCTCGCCACGATGACCCTGTTCGCCCTCCTGGTGGCCGTGGTCTTCCACTTCGCCTTCTCGCCCGGGCCCGCCGACGCCGCGCGCCTGCTGCCGGGGATGCTGTGGGTGACCCTGGCCTTCGCCTCCACGCTGGGGCTGTCGCGCTCGTTTGTCCTGGAACGCGACCAGCAGTGTTTGGAGGCGCTGCGCCTCTTCCCGGTGGATCCGGGCCTGATCTACGCGGGCAAGTTCGCGAGCAACCTGCTCTACCTGCTGGCCGTGGAAGCGCTGCTGCTGCCGGCGCTGGGTGGAATCGCCGGCGTCCCGCTGCGGCCGGCGCTGGGCCCCCTGGGGGCGGTCCTGCTGCTCGGGAGCGTCGGGCTCGTCGCGGTGGGCACGGTGTTCTCGGCCGTGTCGGTCCACACCGGCATGCGCGAGGTGCTCCTGCCGATCCTGCTGCTCCCCCTGGCCTCTCCGGTCCTCATCAACGGGGCGCGGGTGACCGCGGGGATTCTGAGCGGGCGGCCGTGGGCCGACCTCCTGCCGGGGGTGCGGCTGCTGATCGCGTTCGATGTGATCTTTGTTGTCGTCGGCTATTTGATCTTCGAGTACGTCGTGGAGGAGTGA
- the ccsA gene encoding cytochrome c biogenesis protein CcsA — protein sequence MAVPAIREVRSASPGFDWREGLVWVGALLGGFGMYMAILFAPEEATMSHAQRIFYVHVPAAWVGFLAFAVVFVASAAFLWTRRRAFDLAAHASTEIGVVFTTLAIISGAVWGKAVWGTWWTWDPRLTTTFMLWFIYTVSLMVRAYGGPSGQSARFAAVLGVVGFLDIPLIHLSVLWWRSLHPLPVVLRTEGFGTGLPPQMLWALLTNVAAFTVLYILLFSIRRAQLAAQDALSAQQEQGRRTRPTAEAAKEGWR from the coding sequence ATGGCCGTTCCGGCGATCCGAGAGGTCAGGAGCGCTTCCCCCGGGTTCGACTGGCGGGAAGGCCTCGTCTGGGTTGGCGCCCTGCTGGGCGGGTTCGGCATGTACATGGCGATCCTCTTCGCGCCCGAGGAGGCGACCATGAGCCACGCCCAGCGCATCTTCTACGTCCACGTGCCGGCGGCGTGGGTCGGTTTCCTGGCGTTCGCCGTGGTCTTCGTCGCCAGCGCCGCGTTCCTGTGGACCCGCCGGCGGGCCTTCGATCTCGCCGCCCACGCCAGTACCGAGATCGGCGTGGTCTTCACCACGCTGGCCATCATCAGCGGCGCGGTGTGGGGGAAGGCGGTCTGGGGGACCTGGTGGACGTGGGACCCGCGTCTGACCACCACCTTCATGCTCTGGTTCATCTACACCGTGTCGTTGATGGTTCGCGCCTACGGCGGCCCCTCGGGCCAGAGCGCCCGCTTCGCCGCCGTGCTCGGCGTTGTCGGCTTCCTGGACATCCCGCTGATCCACCTCTCCGTCCTCTGGTGGCGGTCGCTGCACCCGCTGCCGGTGGTCCTCCGGACGGAGGGTTTCGGCACGGGGCTGCCGCCCCAGATGCTCTGGGCGCTGCTGACCAACGTGGCGGCCTTCACGGTGCTGTACATCCTATTGTTCAGCATCCGGCGCGCCCAGCTCGCGGCCCAGGACGCCCTCAGCGCGCAGCAGGAGCAGGGGCGACGGACCCGGCCGACCGCGGAGGCTGCGAAGGAGGGATGGCGATGA
- a CDS encoding CcmD family protein: protein MNPLTAMFIGFAVVWVGLFLYVLRLHRLGREIERKLRTESRP, encoded by the coding sequence ATGAATCCGTTGACGGCGATGTTCATCGGCTTCGCCGTGGTCTGGGTCGGGCTCTTCCTGTATGTGCTGCGGCTGCACCGCCTGGGGCGCGAGATCGAACGGAAGCTCCGCACGGAGTCCCGACCGTGA
- a CDS encoding cytochrome c maturation protein CcmE, with the protein MSRTGRKILVAAATFVLAGTYLAYSGARNSMAYYLTVGELLDRAGSVRDADIRLGGRVAAGGVVWDQVSGDLAFQITDGSRTLPVRYRGVVPDAFKPGADVVVEGRFDGTTFQARRLFAKCPSKFEAKPPR; encoded by the coding sequence GTGAGCCGCACGGGTCGAAAGATCCTGGTCGCTGCGGCCACCTTCGTCCTGGCCGGAACCTACCTGGCCTACAGCGGCGCGCGCAACAGTATGGCCTATTACCTGACGGTGGGGGAGCTACTCGACCGGGCCGGGTCGGTCCGCGACGCCGATATCCGCCTCGGCGGCAGGGTGGCGGCGGGCGGCGTGGTCTGGGACCAGGTCTCGGGCGACCTGGCGTTCCAGATCACCGACGGGAGCCGCACCCTGCCGGTCCGCTACCGGGGCGTGGTGCCGGACGCCTTCAAGCCTGGGGCCGACGTGGTGGTGGAGGGGCGCTTCGACGGCACGACGTTCCAGGCCCGGCGCCTGTTCGCCAAGTGCCCCTCCAAATTCGAGGCGAAGCCGCCTCGTTGA
- a CDS encoding heme lyase CcmF/NrfE family subunit, protein MDEVGTLAVGMAFVVSLYGLAAPLMGQRGRRPELLRSAVNAVYANALLLVVAAASLLRALLRRDFGNAYVASYTSRDLGFWYTVSAFWAGQAGSLLFWALMLAGFAALVVWRRGQHRALMPYVVATLMGTSAFFTGLLTFVSSPFARLPFAPPDGAGLNPLLQNPGMFFHPPTQYLGYVGFTVPFAFAIGALATGRLDDEWIRATRRWTLLSWFFLSWGIIFGMMWAYVELGWGGYWAWDPVENASLMPWLTATAFLHSVMIQEKRDMLKVWNLVLIILTFVLSIFGTFLTRSGVLSSVHSFALSSLGPLFFVFILLVLGASIILLVARLPLLHSRAELDSLLSRESSFLFNNLILVGAAFSVFLGTVFPILSEAVRGVKISVGPPFFNQVNVPIGLAVLFLMGVCPLLAWRKASPRSLRRNFLVPGMLGLLAALLLRVLGMTHPLALVAFALCVFVTAAILQDFHRGAMVRRSHGEPYLLAAVRLVARNHRRYGGYVVHLGMILLFAGIAGGAFSTEREVVLRRGETATVHQYLLRYEGASTYPTRSALVTAATLTVFNSGKPVAVLTPQRNIHKTHEDQPMTEVAIRSTWREDLYVILAGLGEDGTANFRVIINPLMMWMWAGAAVLTVGTLIAFWPERGEALRNRARYLVEAA, encoded by the coding sequence ATGGATGAGGTCGGGACGCTGGCCGTCGGGATGGCCTTCGTCGTGTCGCTCTATGGACTGGCCGCCCCCCTGATGGGGCAGAGAGGGCGGCGACCGGAGCTCCTCCGCAGCGCGGTGAACGCCGTCTACGCCAACGCCCTGTTGCTGGTCGTCGCCGCCGCCAGCCTCCTGCGGGCGCTGCTCCGGCGCGACTTCGGCAACGCCTACGTCGCCAGTTACACCAGCCGCGACCTGGGGTTCTGGTATACGGTCTCGGCCTTCTGGGCCGGGCAGGCCGGGTCCCTGCTGTTCTGGGCCCTGATGCTGGCCGGCTTCGCCGCCCTCGTGGTCTGGCGGCGGGGTCAGCACCGGGCGTTGATGCCCTACGTCGTGGCCACACTGATGGGGACCAGCGCCTTCTTCACCGGGCTGTTGACCTTCGTCAGTTCCCCCTTCGCCCGGCTCCCCTTCGCCCCGCCCGACGGGGCCGGGTTGAACCCGCTGCTGCAGAACCCGGGGATGTTCTTCCACCCGCCGACGCAATACCTGGGCTACGTGGGCTTCACCGTCCCCTTCGCCTTTGCCATCGGGGCCCTGGCCACCGGCCGGCTCGACGACGAATGGATCCGGGCCACCCGACGCTGGACCCTGCTGAGCTGGTTCTTCCTCTCCTGGGGGATCATCTTCGGCATGATGTGGGCCTACGTGGAACTGGGCTGGGGCGGCTACTGGGCCTGGGACCCGGTGGAGAATGCCAGCCTGATGCCCTGGCTCACGGCCACCGCCTTCCTGCACTCGGTGATGATTCAGGAGAAGCGCGACATGCTGAAGGTGTGGAACCTGGTCCTGATCATCCTCACCTTTGTGCTGTCCATCTTCGGCACCTTCCTCACGCGCAGCGGCGTGCTCAGTTCGGTGCACTCCTTCGCCCTGAGTTCCCTGGGGCCGCTGTTCTTCGTCTTCATCCTGCTCGTCCTGGGGGCCTCGATCATCCTGCTGGTGGCCCGGCTGCCCCTGCTCCACAGCCGGGCGGAGCTGGACTCCCTGCTCTCCCGCGAGTCGAGCTTCCTGTTCAACAACCTGATTCTGGTCGGCGCGGCCTTCTCCGTCTTCCTGGGCACGGTCTTCCCCATCCTGAGCGAGGCCGTACGGGGGGTGAAGATCAGCGTCGGCCCGCCCTTCTTCAACCAGGTGAATGTGCCGATCGGACTGGCCGTCCTGTTCCTCATGGGCGTCTGCCCGCTGCTGGCCTGGCGCAAGGCGTCCCCGCGCAGCCTGCGCCGCAACTTTCTGGTGCCGGGAATGCTGGGCCTGCTCGCCGCGCTGCTCCTGCGGGTCCTCGGGATGACCCACCCCCTGGCCCTGGTCGCCTTCGCCCTGTGCGTCTTCGTCACGGCGGCCATCCTGCAGGACTTCCACCGCGGCGCGATGGTGCGGCGCAGCCACGGCGAGCCCTATCTGCTGGCCGCGGTGCGGCTGGTCGCCCGCAACCACCGGCGTTACGGCGGGTACGTGGTCCACCTGGGGATGATTCTGCTGTTCGCGGGGATCGCCGGCGGTGCCTTCAGCACCGAGCGCGAGGTGGTGTTGAGGCGGGGCGAAACGGCGACGGTCCACCAGTACCTGCTCCGTTACGAAGGCGCCAGCACCTACCCTACGCGCAGTGCCCTGGTCACGGCGGCGACCCTGACCGTCTTCAATTCGGGGAAGCCGGTCGCCGTGCTCACCCCCCAGCGCAACATCCACAAGACCCACGAGGACCAGCCGATGACGGAGGTGGCCATCCGCAGTACCTGGCGCGAGGACCTCTATGTCATCCTGGCCGGACTGGGCGAGGACGGCACGGCGAACTTCCGGGTGATCATCAACCCGCTGATGATGTGGATGTGGGCGGGCGCCGCGGTGCTCACGGTGGGGACGCTGATCGCCTTCTGGCCGGAACGGGGTGAGGCGCTGCGGAACCGCGCGCGCTATCTGGTGGAGGCGGCCTGA
- a CDS encoding cytochrome c-type biogenesis protein CcmH produces the protein MRILVLIAALTLTLAAHPSVARGADRGLAGEFMCQCGCGLTLASCTHLSCGPRDAALAELASLERAGRSRAEIRAAFVARYGERVLAAPLRRGFNLLAYWGPYWAIGSGALVIVALALAWTRRGEGAGHAAAPALSREQREWLERQLRALED, from the coding sequence ATGCGGATCCTGGTGCTGATCGCCGCGCTGACTCTGACCCTGGCCGCGCACCCGTCCGTCGCCCGCGGGGCGGACCGTGGATTGGCCGGGGAGTTCATGTGCCAGTGCGGCTGCGGCCTGACGCTGGCCAGCTGCACACATCTCTCCTGCGGCCCGCGCGATGCGGCCCTGGCCGAACTGGCCAGCCTGGAGCGGGCGGGCCGCAGCCGGGCGGAGATCCGGGCCGCGTTCGTCGCGCGCTACGGCGAGAGGGTGCTTGCCGCGCCGCTGCGGCGGGGGTTCAACCTCCTGGCCTACTGGGGCCCGTACTGGGCCATCGGCTCGGGAGCCCTGGTGATCGTGGCGCTGGCCCTGGCCTGGACCCGCCGCGGGGAAGGGGCGGGGCACGCGGCGGCGCCGGCGCTGAGCAGGGAGCAGCGCGAGTGGCTGGAGCGCCAGCTCCGGGCGCTGGAGGACTGA
- a CDS encoding LuxR C-terminal-related transcriptional regulator: MASPLPRVDLAEFVAGAGEAAFAVDAAHTIVAWNSAAEDLLEVKAGEVLGRDCSVVIGGRNAEGHVVCSTLCPYRQAVRRNERPPTMDLQVRRNGRPPLWVRMISIVVTAGDPYVVHILHDITDDRSREVFVQQVLQAASSLSGRREAGTPPAPPALLSPREREILRLLATGAGTRAIAQALCISPATVRNHIQQIMTALHAHSRLEAVVKALRQRLI, translated from the coding sequence ATGGCGTCCCCGCTGCCGAGGGTCGATCTGGCCGAGTTCGTAGCCGGTGCGGGGGAAGCCGCGTTCGCGGTGGACGCGGCGCACACCATCGTGGCCTGGAATTCCGCGGCCGAGGACCTCCTGGAGGTCAAGGCGGGAGAGGTCCTCGGCCGCGACTGCAGCGTGGTCATCGGCGGCCGCAACGCCGAGGGACACGTGGTGTGCTCGACGCTGTGTCCCTACCGGCAGGCCGTCCGCCGCAACGAACGCCCGCCGACGATGGACCTGCAGGTCCGCCGCAACGGACGGCCGCCCCTCTGGGTCCGGATGATCTCCATCGTCGTGACCGCCGGCGACCCGTACGTGGTGCACATCCTGCACGACATCACCGACGACCGCAGTCGGGAAGTCTTCGTCCAGCAGGTTTTGCAGGCCGCCTCCTCGCTGTCGGGCCGGCGCGAGGCGGGAACTCCGCCCGCCCCCCCTGCGCTGCTCTCCCCCCGGGAGCGAGAAATCCTGCGGCTGCTGGCGACCGGGGCGGGGACGCGCGCCATCGCCCAGGCGCTGTGCATCAGCCCCGCTACCGTCCGCAACCACATCCAGCAGATCATGACCGCCCTGCACGCCCACAGCCGGCTGGAGGCGGTGGTCAAGGCCCTGCGGCAGCGGCTCATCTGA
- a CDS encoding radical SAM protein: MTTVSSYRLTVKDEAVVVTAQDDGAESVFTFDRAGRFFAAWLGQRLYRRALSGRMVEKWTDRRSPDHVVHRRTLDSREADLLLDRAAEAAARTAVALGRGEVELVWSAAGPVSEAEAERLVRAAAAFDRHVARRDARRYAEVYRPVGILPPDQYLALVIQLTEGCHWNRCTFCTFYRDQPFRVKPLPELESHVREVTAYLGEGLTLRRSLFLGEANALCLPTDDLIARLALIHRWFDADGAFPRGMYAFLDVFTGRRKSAEEFAELRVRGLRRVYVGLESGDGDLLRFLNKPQRPEHAVELVRALKAAGLSVGVIVMAGVGGDRFADAHVAGTLGVLNALPLDAGDLVYLSAFVEYPHSDYERAAREAGLRPLGPHEIRNQIRLLREGVRRGPDGPRVARYDIAEFIY; encoded by the coding sequence ATGACGACGGTGTCCTCCTATCGCCTGACGGTGAAGGACGAAGCCGTGGTGGTCACGGCCCAAGACGACGGCGCGGAAAGCGTCTTCACCTTCGACCGTGCCGGCCGGTTCTTTGCCGCCTGGCTCGGGCAGCGGCTCTACCGTCGGGCCCTGTCCGGCCGGATGGTCGAGAAGTGGACCGACCGCCGCAGCCCGGACCATGTGGTGCATCGCCGTACGCTGGACTCCCGTGAGGCCGACCTGCTCCTCGACCGGGCCGCAGAGGCTGCCGCCCGGACCGCCGTCGCACTCGGCCGCGGGGAGGTCGAGCTCGTCTGGTCCGCCGCAGGCCCGGTCTCGGAGGCGGAGGCGGAGCGGCTGGTCCGTGCCGCGGCGGCCTTCGACCGGCATGTCGCCCGCCGGGACGCCCGGCGCTACGCCGAGGTGTACCGCCCCGTCGGCATCCTCCCGCCCGACCAATATCTCGCCCTGGTGATCCAGCTCACGGAAGGCTGCCACTGGAACCGCTGCACCTTCTGCACCTTCTACCGCGACCAGCCGTTCCGCGTGAAGCCGCTGCCGGAACTGGAATCCCACGTCCGCGAGGTGACGGCCTACCTCGGAGAAGGGCTCACCTTGCGACGGAGCCTGTTCCTGGGGGAAGCCAACGCCCTCTGCCTGCCCACCGATGACCTGATAGCCCGGCTGGCGTTGATCCACCGCTGGTTCGATGCGGACGGCGCCTTCCCGCGCGGGATGTACGCCTTCCTGGACGTGTTCACCGGACGGCGGAAGTCCGCGGAGGAGTTCGCAGAGCTGCGGGTGCGCGGACTCCGCCGTGTCTACGTGGGCCTGGAGAGCGGTGACGGGGATCTGCTGCGGTTCCTGAACAAGCCCCAGCGTCCCGAACACGCCGTGGAGCTGGTGCGGGCGCTCAAAGCGGCCGGCCTCTCCGTGGGTGTGATCGTCATGGCCGGGGTGGGCGGCGATCGCTTCGCCGACGCCCATGTCGCGGGCACCCTGGGCGTCCTGAACGCCCTTCCCCTCGATGCCGGCGATCTGGTGTACCTCTCGGCATTCGTGGAGTACCCGCACAGCGATTACGAACGCGCGGCCCGGGAGGCGGGCCTGAGGCCCCTGGGGCCCCACGAGATCCGCAACCAGATCCGGCTCCTTCGCGAGGGAGTGCGCCGCGGACCGGACGGCCCCCGCGTGGCGCGCTACGACATCGCCGAGTTCATCTACTGA